One genomic window of Roseateles sp. DAIF2 includes the following:
- a CDS encoding Fe(3+) ABC transporter substrate-binding protein — protein sequence MRISRLVKTLVASGLLAGLAGTALAQEQVLNLYSARHYQTDEALYSNFTKATGIRINRVDTDDAGLVARLKSEGASSPADVVLLVDAARLWQAENDGLFAPVKSAVLEQRIPAHLRSTDKGQGSDWFGFSTRARVVVYNKLSVKKDDVDTYEELADPKNKGKVCLRSGSHPYNLSLFGAMYEHIGAERTEAWLKGIVANMARAPKGGDTDQIKAAASGECQIAVTNSYYLARLMRSDKPEDRAVVERLGVVFPNQQSWGTHMNIAGGAMAKHAKHRENAIKFLEYLSSPEAQIYFANGNNEWPTVPGVKVPNPALEAMGAFKSETIPVSAVGANLPKVQQLLDKAGFK from the coding sequence ATGCGAATTTCCCGTCTCGTCAAAACCCTCGTCGCCAGCGGTCTGCTGGCGGGTCTGGCCGGCACCGCGCTGGCCCAGGAACAGGTGCTGAATCTCTATTCGGCACGCCACTACCAGACCGACGAGGCGCTTTACAGCAATTTCACCAAGGCCACCGGCATCCGCATCAACCGCGTCGATACCGATGACGCCGGCCTGGTCGCCCGCCTGAAGAGCGAAGGTGCCTCCAGCCCCGCCGACGTGGTCCTGCTGGTCGACGCCGCCCGCCTGTGGCAGGCCGAGAACGACGGCCTGTTCGCGCCGGTCAAGTCGGCCGTGCTGGAACAGCGCATCCCGGCGCATCTGCGCTCCACCGACAAGGGCCAGGGCTCCGACTGGTTCGGCTTCTCGACCCGCGCCCGCGTCGTGGTCTACAACAAGCTGAGCGTCAAGAAGGACGACGTCGACACCTACGAGGAACTGGCCGACCCGAAGAACAAGGGCAAGGTCTGCCTGCGCAGCGGCTCGCACCCCTATAACCTGTCGCTGTTCGGCGCGATGTACGAGCATATCGGCGCCGAACGCACCGAGGCCTGGCTGAAGGGCATCGTCGCGAATATGGCGCGCGCGCCCAAGGGTGGCGATACCGACCAGATCAAGGCGGCCGCCAGCGGCGAATGCCAGATCGCGGTAACCAACAGCTATTACCTGGCCCGCCTGATGCGCTCGGACAAGCCCGAGGACCGCGCCGTGGTCGAGCGCCTGGGCGTGGTGTTCCCGAACCAGCAGAGCTGGGGCACGCATATGAATATCGCCGGCGGTGCGATGGCCAAGCATGCCAAGCATCGCGAAAACGCCATCAAGTTCCTCGAGTACCTCAGCTCGCCGGAGGCGCAAATCTATTTCGCCAACGGCAATAACGAATGGCCGACGGTGCCGGGCGTGAAGGTACCCAATCCCGCGCTGGAAGCGATGGGCGCGTTCAAGAGCGAAACCATCCCGGTTTCCGCGGTGGGCGCCAATCTGCCCAAGGTGCAGCAGCTGCTGGACAAGGCCGGCTTCAAATAA
- a CDS encoding H-NS family nucleoid-associated regulatory protein, with product MASSLKDLLAQRAALDEQIAQTKDRERADAIAKVKSLMSDHGLTLADLSSRTPKAGKVSKVAVKYRNQATGETWSGRGLQPKWLKAAIAGGAKLDDFHV from the coding sequence ATGGCATCATCTCTCAAAGACCTTTTGGCCCAGCGGGCCGCGCTTGACGAGCAAATTGCCCAAACCAAGGATCGCGAGCGCGCCGATGCGATTGCCAAGGTCAAGAGCCTGATGTCCGACCATGGCCTGACCCTGGCCGACCTGAGCAGCCGCACGCCCAAGGCCGGCAAGGTCTCCAAGGTGGCGGTCAAATATCGCAACCAGGCCACCGGGGAAACCTGGAGTGGCCGCGGCCTGCAACCCAAATGGCTGAAGGCGGCCATTGCCGGCGGCGCCAAGCTGGACGATTTCCACGTTTGA